Sequence from the Acidimicrobiia bacterium genome:
GAAGTCGAACACGCACTCCACCACGCCTACAGCTTCCCGGTAATCACAATGATCCACATCGACCCAGAGGGCCAGACGAGCGCCCACGACGCCACCGCCCACCACCGGCATTGAGTAGGTTCCATCGCACATCCATCGCACAAGAGAGTGCGATGGGACCGTCAAGAACGCGAAATGACGCGAAGCGAAAATGCCGTCTGAACAGGCGTTTCGCGGATTTGCCCTGGTCAGTGGACACCCCGGACTCGGGCTCATAACCCGAAGGTCGCGGGTTCAAATCCCGCCCCCGCTACTACCGAAGGTCCTGGTCAGAGCGATTTCTGGCCAGGGCCTTGTCGCGCTGACGGCCATTCTTCTAACGGATCTTCTAACGGACGCGTCCGAAGGAGTCCGTCCTGGAGATGCGACCGGGATCGTCCCCTGCTGCGAGATCACAACGGACGACCCAACCGAGTCGGCGCGCAGGATCGCCCGTCGATATGGCCAGGCGGAGATGCCCCTTGACGACGACGCGCCAAAGGAGCTGCCTCAAGACGCATCCTGTCCGGGTCGCTATATATCACCTTCGCGCCGGCGACTGGGGCTCGTTGGTCGATCGCCATCCCGAGGGCACTGGTCACCAGCGTGGCAGTGGCCGATGAGTCGATCGACCATCCGACGACGCGGCGGCTGAACGTGTCCAACACGACGGCGCAGTAGACCTTGCCTTCGCGCGTGCGCCGCTCGTCATTCGGACTACCTCGGTTCGCTCCGGGCGCTGGCCCAGAACGCTCGGAGGATGATCATCGCCTGGTCGACGGTGGCTTCGGCAAGCCCGAGTTCGTCGGCGAAGGCGGGATAGTCCTCGGTCCAGAAGAGGGGCGGATCGGGCAGCTCGTCCGGAACCGGGTGGGTGGCCCGTACCGAGAAGACGTGTTGGGTCGCACTCATGGCTCTTCCTGCGTCGAGGCCTCCATGGATGAAGGCGACCATGTCGGCCAGGTCTTTGACCCTGGTGTTGTCTCGAGCGTCCCATGGTCGAGTCATGGCGTGGACCTTCTCGGCGAACTGCTGGGCGACGTCGGTCGCTTCGACTTCGAAGTCCTCGAACCCGGCGAAGGACAGGAGAGAGGTCAGCGGCAGCATCTCGGTGCTGGTCAGCTCATCGGTCCTGGCGACCACGTCGACCCGAACCGTGGCGAAGTTCCTGCCCGCCAGGTCGGCGGAGACACTGAAGCGCCACCCTGGCCGACCTGCCTGGTCTGTCTCGAGAGCGGTCGGTTCCGACACGTCGAACAGGAAGCCGTCACCTGCCGGATCGATCGAAACGGCAGCGGTAAGGCGCTCATGGGCTTCGATCGCACCTTCCGCGTCGGTGCGAAGGTTGAGGTCGAGGTCCTTGGTCATCCGGGCCGAGTCACCGATGCGAAGCTCGACGGCCATGCCGCCCTTGACCACCCACATCCCCGGCTGACTGGTGATCAGGCGGAGCAGGATTCGTTCGAACACCACCCGACGGCGGAGCCGATTGAGGTCCGTGCCCGTCTCGCGGGCCTGGTTGAGCAGTCGTTGCTCCAGGGCCTGGCGGAAGGCGCCGACGGACTCATAGGTCACAGCACACCTGCTTGGCGGAGAGCTCGTTCCATTCGCAGGGCCTCGCGGTGTCCTCGGTGTTCGGCCTCCCGTCGTAGTTGCTGCGGGGCAGTGTGAGGAGCAAGGTTGGAGACGTTCTTCACCACCTCGGTGAGTTGTTCCAAGCTGAGATCGCTCGCTGCGGAATCGATGGCGGTTCGGAATGGGGTTGTGATCCGATACCCCTCACGATCCCACACGTCGCCGTCGGCCAGCTCCCCGTGGTGGAGGACGACCCCCTTTGCTCTGGCGCGGAAGCCCGGCGGAACCGTGAGGTGCACCCGGCTGGGGTTCACGTCGGCGAGGTCGTGGATCGAGATGGCGGTGTCGTGGGAGACCACCCCGAGACCTCGGCTCCAGAGCGTCCACCTGACGAGGTCGTCGTGATCACCGACCGGCCACTCGGGGAGCCGGTAGATGCCGCGGGCGACACGCTGCCAGTTGCCTCTTTGCGTGTGATAGCTCTGGGCGGGGTAGGAGTAACCGAGGTCGAGCGCCTGGCCGGCGGAGAAGTAGCCGCTCTGGATGGCGGCCAGACGACGAAGCTTGTGCTGGACATCACGGCGATCGGTCGACATCCCGGGTCACCTTCGTTGAAGTTTGGTGCGTCATTATTGCACAAACCTTCAACTCTTTTGAAGGATTCTGCGGTTCAGACCGCCTGCCGGGTGGCGACCTCAGGCGCCACCAGGCATAGTGCCGAGAAACCGATCGATCCCGGACTTCTAACGGATCTTCTAACGGATGGGACGTCACGAGGGGTTACCCACAGGCATCAGCCATCACGCCGATTCCGCGAAAGCCCAGGTAGTGAGCACCATTGAGCATCAGCGAGAACCAACCAGAACCCCCGGCGAGGAACTCATAACCCGAAGGTCGCGGGTTCAAATCCCGCCCCCGCTACGGAGCAAGGACCCAGGCCGTGCCTGGGTCCTTGCTCCGTCGACACCGGTCAGTCAATCTCACCGGCTCCGCCGAACCGGCAAGACCTCCCCCTATCCGGTGCCGGTTGACCAGTCTCCTCACCTCGCGTCAGGACTTCCTTGGCCGTTGCCCCCACGTCCACGCTCGCGGCGGGTGTCGGCGCCCCCGCCCAGACCGGCGGCGTCGCGGCACATGATCGAACCGAGCAGCAGCTTGGCCGCGTAGCATGCGCCACGACCTGGAACGCCTCCAACCGTGGCGGCTGGGGCGAGCCTGGATCGGCGCCGACCAGGAGGGCACCTCATCGGCGCGGTCGTCGTGCGCTCCCCGTCATCGTGTCGTAGAGGTACTCGAAGCTCTCGTAGAGCCGAGGGTCGTCTGAACGGGCACGCGCCTCCGCCACGACGGGGGCAACCTTCTCCCAGAGCTGGCGCGCCGAGTTCCCCAGGAGCATCTCGACCAGATCCCGCTCGATCAGACCTCGTCGCAGGAGGATGCCGACCTGATCGTAGAAGGTGAAGAGATAGGTCCCGATGTGTCTCTGACCCCCTAGGACCTTCATGAGGGAGTCGTAGCCGTCGAAATCGGCCCAGTAGACCCGGTGGAACGCCTCCTGGAATTCGAGTGAGTCGAACGTCGCGTACAGTCGCATGACCAGGTCGGCCCGGCGCACCCTGGTCTGGTTCCAGATCTGGAAGCTGTAGAAGATGCTCGCCGCGATGACGCTCGCCGCGGCGATGATCACCGAGACGGTCGCCACGCTCACTCGAGCGGCTCCGGCGGTCGGCTGGCACGGGTACCGTCGCTCATGCCGCGCGACTCTAGATCGACGACCACGCCCTGGCCTGCCAGGACACTCCCGTCGACCCTCACCCTCCAGGGTCTTGTCGCTCTCGACCAACACCGACCCCGGGCGCCGGCGCGGGCCCGCCCGATGGCGGCGAACCAAACGATCCTTCTGCTCAGGCCTGCTCCTCTAGCCTTGCACCGGGTCGCAATCGGGGGTGGCCGGTGATCGTGGACGGGAGGGGTGTTGCTCCGGGGACGGTGATCGCAACCGGAGTCTGCATCGTGGGCGGTGGGGCGGCGGGGATCGCCATCGCCATGCACCTGGCGGGGCGCGGACACCAGGTGACCATTCTCGAAAGCGGGGGCCTCGACTTCGACGCCCGCACCAACGCCCTCAACCAGGGGGAACTGGCCGGCGAGGACATGACCTTCCTCGGCACCCCGCGCCCCCTGGATGCCACCAGGCAGCGGTTCCTCGGTGGCTCCACCAACTGCTGGTTTGGATGGTGCCGTCCCCTCGATCCGTGGGACTTCGTGGAGCGCCCCTGGGTGGCCCACAGCGGATGGCCGATACCCCGCAGCGAGATCGAGCCCTGGTTCCCCGATGCCGCCGCCCTGGTGCAGATCGGCCCTCCCGACTTCGGCGCCCAGTCGTGGGAGGCGCTCGGTGGAGGTCCGGTGATCGTCGACACCCCACTGATGACCACCACGATGTTCCAGTTCAGCGCTCCCACGCGGTTCGGTTCCGTCTACCGCGACGCCCTGGAGTCGAACCCCGGGATCGAGGTCTACCTGTGGTCGAACGCCGTCAACCTAGATGCCGCCCCGGCGGGCGAGCGTGTCACCGGGGTCGACGTCGCCACGCTCGACGGGGGCCGATTCCGGGTCGAGGCCGACACGGTGATCCTCGCCACGGGCGGGGTGGAGGTGCCGCGCTTGTTGCTCGCCTCCAACAACGTCGCCACGGCAGGCCTGGGAAACCAGAACGGGCTCGTGGGGCGGTTCTTCATGGAGCACCCGTACATGGTGGCGGGATACGCCCTCTTCGACCGTCCCGCCGATGCGTTGCGGCTCTATGCCATCAGCCCCTACGGCCTACCGGGTTCGGATCGAGAGGTGGCAGCCGTCGGATCGATCGTTCCCACCCTGGAGGGCCAGGCCCAGGTCGGCAGCCTCAACGTGGGGGCCATGCTCTACGAGGTCGATCCCGACACACCGGTCGACCGGGATGGTGACCTGGTGAGCCCGGCGCAGATGCGTGCCATGCTCGGCGCCCTCGAGGGTGCCGGCGACTTCACCCTGGTCGCCATCCACCTTGCCGCCGAGCAGGTGCCCAACCCCGAGTCACGGGTGATGCTGCTGTCGGACACCGACGAGCTGGGGATGCCCCGCGTCGCCGTGGATTGGCGCCACTCGGCCCTGGACCGCGACAGCCTGGCGTCGTGCCTGGGGCTGCTCGGCGGGGAGCTCGGCCGCCTCGGCCTGGGGAGGGTCCTCGTCGAGCCCGAGGGTGTGGGGCCGTGGGGGCGAGACTTCAGCGTCTCCAGCCATCACATGGGAACGGCGCGGATGTCCGCCGATCCTTCGTCGGGAGTGGTCGATGCCAACTGCCGGGTGCACGGCGTGGAGAACCTCTATGTGGCCGGGAGCGCCGTGTTTCCGACGGTGGGGAGCGCCAACCCCACATTCACGATCCTGGCGCTGGCTCTTCGTCTCGCCGAGCACCTCCACGCGGAGGTCCTCTGATGATCGACCGTCGTCAGTTCATCCGCAGCGCATCGGCCACGATCGGCTTCACCCTGCTCTGGCTCGCCGGGTGTGGCAGGAGTTCGAGCGCGCCGGACACCACCGCGACCTCCGCCACCCCCGGGTCGACGACCACGGGTGGGGGCACCACCGCCGGCACGACCACCACCGAGGGGCCCACATGGCGTCGGGTACCGGCTGGTGGCCTCGACCCGCTCCACGCAGTCGGCCAGGCGTACCTGACCGCAGTCCCCGGGGAAGGCTCGACCGAGACCCTCGCCGGGCACCTGGGCATCGCCTCCGAGGGCATCCCCGGCCTACGCGAGCGCCTCGGAGGGTTCGCCACGGCCGCCCGGGACGATCTCGGCAGTGGGCGTGTGGTCACGGCGGATGGGTGGCTGATCTCGATCACCGAGGGCCGCCTCTGCGCGTTGATCCTGCTCACGGAGTGAGCCGCGGGGAGAGCACCGCTCCCCGCTCAGGCTGGGCGTAATCGCCATGGGGCATGACACATCGCCCGACCCCGATCGTCGCCATGGCTCCCCCGAGGGCGGGCGGCGTGCGATCTCAGGGCTGCAGGACGAACTCGAACGTCGCCTGTTCCACACCGTCGTCGCCGACGAACCACGACCCCGGTGTGAAGCGGAGGGTGTACCCGCCCGAAGAACCCTCGTCGACTAGGAACCGGACGAAGAGGCCCTCGGTCCTCACTCCATCGGCCGAGCCGGAGATGTTCGGGAGGTCGGATCCGTCAGGGGCGACCAAGGTCCCGTCGGGGAGCATGAGAGCGAAGTCGTCCTCGAAGATGCTCCAACTGCCCTGCTTGCGGCTCACGACATCGAATCGCAGCATGAGCGCCTGCTTGCCGGATTCGACCTGGGTGTGGCGCTCCACGACGTCGTAACGGAGATCCCCGCCGCCGATGACGACGTCGATCAGCTGCATGTTCAGCGTGCCGCTCACGGCGATTTCGCTCGGCTCCAGCCTGACCGCCGCATCACCGCCGGCGCCGAGGGGCGCCACGGCGCGGTTCTCGTCCGCATCGCCGAAGATGATCGTGGCGGTGGCCGGGTCGAATCCCTCGTCGACCCTCAGTTCGAGCTCGATGGTGTCGCTGAGTCCACCCGGGATGTCACCGGCCTGGCTGAAGCCGGAGTCCCAGACGTAGGCGCCGGTGTTGGCGGTCACCGTCGCCGCCGGGCCGAAGAACGCCGGCTCGCTGCCGAGGTTCTCCACGGAGAGCTGCAGCGTCAGGGTGTGGACGATCTTGCCGGAGAGGAGGTTCTCTTCGGGGGTCACCGCCCCTTCGACGATCTCGACGCGGAAACCTGAGTGCCACACCTCTTCGCCGACGGTGAACTCGATCGGTCCCGCATCGGAGCCCCCCGGAGCCTGGGTCGTGGCCGTCGAACCGGCCGAGGCCAGGGTGGTGGTGACGGGATCTTCGCGCTCGACCTCGACATCACCACCACACGCCGTCGCCACCACGGCGACCACGAGTGCGATCAGTCCGATCCGGTACATTTGGCGTGACGACTCCATCGTGATCCCTCCCTCGGTGCACCTGTCACCGGTGAGGATGCACCGTTCGTCTCTGAGGCCATGGTCGACGCTAGCCGTCGCACCGATCGCCTGCAGGCTCCGATGCGTTCACCGAACCACGGCCGGGGCCACCCGTGAACGGCCCCGGCGCCGTCCGCCCGGCTCTGGCTGGCGCACCC
This genomic interval carries:
- a CDS encoding nucleotidyl transferase AbiEii/AbiGii toxin family protein, whose product is MTYESVGAFRQALEQRLLNQARETGTDLNRLRRRVVFERILLRLITSQPGMWVVKGGMAVELRIGDSARMTKDLDLNLRTDAEGAIEAHERLTAAVSIDPAGDGFLFDVSEPTALETDQAGRPGWRFSVSADLAGRNFATVRVDVVARTDELTSTEMLPLTSLLSFAGFEDFEVEATDVAQQFAEKVHAMTRPWDARDNTRVKDLADMVAFIHGGLDAGRAMSATQHVFSVRATHPVPDELPDPPLFWTEDYPAFADELGLAEATVDQAMIILRAFWASARSEPR
- a CDS encoding GMC family oxidoreductase, which gives rise to MIVDGRGVAPGTVIATGVCIVGGGAAGIAIAMHLAGRGHQVTILESGGLDFDARTNALNQGELAGEDMTFLGTPRPLDATRQRFLGGSTNCWFGWCRPLDPWDFVERPWVAHSGWPIPRSEIEPWFPDAAALVQIGPPDFGAQSWEALGGGPVIVDTPLMTTTMFQFSAPTRFGSVYRDALESNPGIEVYLWSNAVNLDAAPAGERVTGVDVATLDGGRFRVEADTVILATGGVEVPRLLLASNNVATAGLGNQNGLVGRFFMEHPYMVAGYALFDRPADALRLYAISPYGLPGSDREVAAVGSIVPTLEGQAQVGSLNVGAMLYEVDPDTPVDRDGDLVSPAQMRAMLGALEGAGDFTLVAIHLAAEQVPNPESRVMLLSDTDELGMPRVAVDWRHSALDRDSLASCLGLLGGELGRLGLGRVLVEPEGVGPWGRDFSVSSHHMGTARMSADPSSGVVDANCRVHGVENLYVAGSAVFPTVGSANPTFTILALALRLAEHLHAEVL
- a CDS encoding type IV toxin-antitoxin system AbiEi family antitoxin domain-containing protein translates to MSTDRRDVQHKLRRLAAIQSGYFSAGQALDLGYSYPAQSYHTQRGNWQRVARGIYRLPEWPVGDHDDLVRWTLWSRGLGVVSHDTAISIHDLADVNPSRVHLTVPPGFRARAKGVVLHHGELADGDVWDREGYRITTPFRTAIDSAASDLSLEQLTEVVKNVSNLAPHTAPQQLRREAEHRGHREALRMERALRQAGVL